Genomic segment of Steroidobacter denitrificans:
GCGCTGCTGAAAAAGCAGGACGGCTGAAAGCAGGACGACGGAAAGCAGAACGGCGGAAAGCAGAATGACGGAATGGGCAGCGTAGCCAACATCTATCGCCTGGGCGTCAAGGAGCTGTGGGGCCTGCGGCGCGAGCCGATGATGCTGGTGCTGATCGTCTACAGTTTCACGATCGCCGTCTATACCGCCGCCACCGCCTTGCCGGAAACGCTGCACAAGGCACCTATCGCCATCGTCGATGAAGACCGCTCCCCGTTGTCGACGCGCATCGTATCGGCCTTCTATCTGCCGCACTTCACCGAGCCGGCCATGATTTCGCTCGCCGCGGTCGATTCGGGGATGGATGCCGGCGATTTCACCTTTGCGCTGAACATTCCGGCGAATTTCCAGCGCGATGTGCTGGCCGGCCGGCAGCCGGCGCTGCAGCTCAATGTCGATGCCACCCGCATGAGCCAGGCGTTCGCCGGCAGCGGCTACGTGCAGCAGATCGTCATGGGCGAGGTTACGGAATTCGTCCAGCGCGTTCGTGGCACGGCCGATCCGCCGATCGATCTGGCGCTGCGCATGCGCTTCAATCCCTCACTCGATCAGTCCTGGTTCGGCAGCGTCATGGAACTGGTCAACCTGGTCACCATGCTGTCGATCGTGCTGACCGGCGCGGCGCTGATCCGGGAACGCGAGCATGGCACCATCGAACACCTGCTGGTGATGCCGATCACGCCCATGCAGATCATGATGTCGAAGATCTGGTCGATGGGGCTGGTGGTGCTGGCGGCAACCGTGCTATCGCTGATATTTGTCGTCGAAGGCGTATTGCGTGTACCCATCGAAGGTTCGCGGCTGCTGTTTCTGCTGCTGGTGCTGCTGCATCTGTTCTCGACCACCTCCATGGGCATATTCATGGCGACTCTGGCACGCAGCATGCCGCAGTTCGGTCTGTTGCTCATGCTGACGCTGATGCCGCTGCAGATGCTCTCCGGCGGGGCGACTCCGCGTGAGAGCATGCCGGAAGCGGTACAGATTCTGATGCTGGCCGCACCGACCACCCATTTCGTCGCTGCCAGCCAGGCGATCTTGTATCGTGGCGCAGGGTTCGGCGTCGTCTGGCCGCAGCTGTCGGCCATCATTCTTATCGGCGCATTGTTTTTCAGCATTGCGCTACGACGCTTTCGCAAGACGCTGGCGCAGATGGCGTGACGGCGGGATAGCGGCACCGCGAGACAGCGGCACCGCGGCACCGCGGCACCGCGATACAAGACAAGCAAGCACTGGAAGCGTCTATCGGGGCCATTTCTCCAAGAATACCTAGGTTATCGGGGTTGAAGTTCTGCTCTCATCCGGTCTAATAATCCTAAAACAGAATTAATCCAGAGGAAGAGGTCTGGAGGGATATATCGATGCCGGATACACGGGTAGGAATGGCGCGATCCGCAATTCGATCCAGGACGATTCGCGACGGGCGGCTGGCGTCATGGTTCGTCGAATGGCGGGTGCCCATCCGCAAATGGCTGTCGAGCCGTTCGTCCGTACCCGCTGCGGACCTGGACGATGTGGCTCAGGAAGTATTTCTGCGCCTGCTGCGCTACAGCGACGACATTGTGATCGACAATCCGCAGGGCTATCTGTTTCGCGTGGCCGCCAATGTCGCCAGTGAATGGCGCGAACGGGCGCGTCTGCGCTGTCCGCACGATCAAAACTGGCTGCACGATCTATCGATCGAGCCTGCCAACGAACCGGAGAATGCCGTGGCCCGCGCCGTCCTGGGGCAGCATGTTCGGGCAGCGATCGATCGGCTGCCGCCGCGCCAGCGTACGGCCTTGCTGCTGCACGTCAACGATGGATTGACCTACATGCAGATCGCCGAGCGGCTTGGATTGTCCTACCGTGCCGTGATGCGGGATCTGACTCGCGCCTACAGCCGGCTGCGGCTGCAATTGAACGCCGAAGATCCGGGTGGCCCGAACCGCTGCTGAGGGTGTTGCTATGACGAGGCAACTCGATCGAATCAGGATTTCACTGACGAGCCGGGAAGCCGCCGAATGGTTCATCCGTCTCAAGGACACTGCGCCCAGCCGTGCCGACCATCGCGAATATCTGCACTGGTTGAAGGCCTCGCCCAGCCACATGGCGGAGGCGTTGCATATCGGACGAATGTATGGACTCCTGCGCCGCGCGCAGTCCGTTTCGAGCGATGCGCCGCAGCAGGCCGGCTCTTGACCCCAGTGCTTCCGCGGATGCTCCCGCAGGTACTCAAAAAGCCTTCGAACACGTAAGCTTCGTGCCTTTCGCGCCTCGTCAGGCCACGGTACCTATCCGGCGCCGTGGGCCGGCGCCGCGCCGGCCCGGCCGGTGGATGGCCGCATCCGAGGCGTTTCCCTCGCATCGGCGAGGATTTGCAGGAGCTGACGATGAGCTTCGATCTGGTGGCAACGGTGGCGCTTTCCGGGGGGCTGCTGTTCGTGGGTTACGGCATGCAGCGCCTGATTCCTTGGCTGGCGCGCTTGAATATTCCTGCTCCCGTGATCGGCGGCTTGATCGCATCCGTTGCGGTGTTGTTTGCGCGTATATATGGGCTGCCGGTGCCGATGTTCGACACGACATTGCAGCGGCCCTTGCTCGTGGCCTTTTTCACGACCATCGGCTTTTCCGCCAGCGTGGCGCTGCTGCGGGTGGGAGGGCCGCAGGTGGCCTTGTTGCTGGTGATCGTCACGGTGTTTGCGATCCTGCAAAATTTGATGGGCATGGGAATCGCGATCGCCTTCGGGCAGGATCCCTTGTTTGGCGTATTGACCGGCTCGGTGACCTTGATGGGTGGTCCGGCCACCGGATTGGCTTTCGCGCCCTTGTTCGAAGCGGCAGGAGTGGAGGGCGCGGCATCGATCGCGATCGCCGCCGCCATGGCAGGCATCGTCATCGGCGGGTTGGTCGGCGGGCCGGTGGCCACCTTCCTGATCGAACGCCATCGATTGCGTGGGCCGCGCGCCGCGGGGAATGCGCCTGTCGAGGCCGCTGCCATGCAGGTGCGGATCGATCCGCAGCCGGCGCTGCAGCCGGAGGATGATGCCGCGCGGGCATATGTAGCGCTCAAGACGGTGGTGATCGTCTTGATGGCGATGTGGTCAGGCTCATGGATCAGCGCAGCGATCAACTCGACAGGGGTGACCTTGCCGGAGTACATCGGGGCGATGCTGGCGGCCGCATTGATACGGAATTTCGATGACCGGACCGGCTGGATCGGTCTGCCTCACGCAGCTGTGGATCTGTTGGGCGCCGTTGCCTTGTCGCTGTTCCTGGTCATGGCCTTGATGACTCTGGATCTTACTCAGTTGGCAGGTCTCGCCTTGCCCTTGATCGTGATTCTGACGGCGCAACTGGCACTGGTGGCGGCATTGAGCATCTGGCCGATTTTTCAGCTGCTGGGCCGCGATTACGATGCGGCCGTGACCACCGGCGGCACGATCGGTTTTGCATTGGGCACGACTGCCAATGCCATGGCAGTCATGCGTACCCTGGTGGAGCGGTTCGGTGCTTCACCACGCGCCTTTCTGGTCGCACCGCTGGTGGGGGCATTCTTTATCGATTTCACCAATGCGCTGGTGATCACCGGCTTTCTGAATCTTTTCGGCTGATTCGTGCTGCCGGGCTCTACTATGATCCCCCGTAGGTTACCCGCGGGGCCAGGCTGCGCAGCACGGCCGGGAGCTCGTGTTCGGGAGAGATACCTTCGCCGGGAATATCCGGGTACTCGGGATCCCAGGGCATGATGACCGTCCGGGTGCCGGGGAGGATCTTCGGCATCATGGGGATGACGTTGCGCCGCGCCTCGGCGGACAGCAGGGCCGACAAGGTTGTATGTTCCTGCAGAGCCGCGATCAGTTCGATCGTGGTGCACAGGGTCGGCGTTGCGATCGGCAGCGTCCCTGCGGTTTTGGCGGCGACGAGTGCCGCGGGGCGCATCCATGCCTGCTCCACCGTCTCGACATCGTCGATCATGGAGGTTTGTCCCGGGGGTACCGCCGCGAGGAAAAAACGGGTATCGAAGCGTTTGGGAGCGAGTGAGGGCGTGATCCAATGCGCCCAGTAGATCAGCCGGTCGACCTCCAGGAACAACGATTCCTCCTTCAGCAGGCTGGCGAAGCATTCCGGTTGTGCGGCGATGGTGCGCCGGCTGGCTTGCAGCCGGGCCGTCTGCGCCTGGCTGCAGGGGACGCCGTCCGCCGTGGAGGCCAGCAGCACACCGCTTTCCTCGAAGGTTTCACGGCAGGCGGCAACGGACAGTCCCAGGCATTGCTCACGAAGCAGAGGCTCGCCGTACGGGCTGGCAAGACGGGCACAGGCTGCCTGAGAGGCAGGTGGAATACGCTGCAGTGTCGGGGGCGAAAAATCCGTTGTGGACAAGGCGCCGCCGGGAAAAACCCAGAGGCCGCCCAGGAATGCAAGTTTCTGGTGCCGGCGGGTCAGCAGGACTTCCACGCCTTCGGGCCCGTCACGCAGCAGCAGCACCGTCGCGGCATGTCGTAGCACGGGAGCTTGGGGTCGAGAGTCGATTGAAGTGTTCACAAGGCTATTCTTACATGAAATACAGCCGTCGAATCACGCCGGTTCACGCCGTTACAGGCGGATGCATGCCTGGCTCGAGGCCGCTCCACGGTAATCGGCCGGCCTCGCGCGCCACACGGAACCGATCGTGACGGGGAATCCGAAAAGGTTAAACTAGCCGTCCGATTCATCGCCGGCACGCACTCCCATGCCACACGAAGATCCGAGCCTCGAGACACTGCTCGAGCGCAACCGTTCATGGGCTCGCAACGTCAAGCAACAGGATCCCGGATTCTTCGAGCGTCTCGCCCGGCAGCAGGCGCCGCACTATCTATGGATCGGCTGCGCCGACAGCCGCGTGCCGGCCAACCAGATCATGGGCCTGTCTCCGGGGGAGATATTCGTCCATCGCAATGTCGCGAACATCGTGGTGCACAGCGACCTGAATTGTTTGTCGGTCATCCAGTATGCGCTGGAGGTGCTGAGAGTTCGTCACATCATCGTATGCGGTCACTATGGCTGCGGCGGCGTGCGCGCCGCGCTGCATGACAGGCGTTCGGGCCTCATCGACAACTGGCTGCGCCATGTCCAGGATGTGCGTAATCGTAATCGTGATGAATTACGGGAATTGAAGGATGATCATCTTCGCCTGACGCGGCTTTGCGAGTTGAACGCGTTGGCACAGGCGATCAATGTGGCGGAGACCACCTTGCTGCAGGACGCCTGGAGCCGTGAGCAGCCGGTCTCGATTCATGCGCTGGTCTATGGCCTCGAGGACGGCATCCTGCACAAGCTCGGCACCAGCCTCACGGATGAGGAATCCCTGCAGCGCCGCAAGCGCGAGTTGGGGTGGTAGCGGACGCAGGGTTGCCGATGGGCGCTCGGAACCAGACGCTCAAAACAGTTCGATGTCGTGCTGCGGTTCGGCCGGTGCAGCCGAATCGACGCTATCCTCGATCAAGCGCCTGAAGATCTGCTGCTCTTCTTCGGTGCGATACAGTTGCCGCAGGCTGATCAGCAATTGATCCCATTGCTTGCGTTGAGAACGTTGCGTGCGATCGCAGGTGAAGGCCGCGAGGCGCAACAGGCTGTGACGCACGTGATCGAGGCGTTGCGTGAGCTTGTCGTGGAATTGCAGGGCGATGACGGCCGAGTTCATCTGGCTGCGAATCGCGTCGAATTGTCGATTCAAGTTGCCGATGCCCTGCAGATGCAGCGTGTCCTGCAGTTCGCCGGCCGAGGCACGCATGCTGCGCGAAGTTTCCGATACGGCATTGAAGGCCTGCAGCAGCGTATCGATGGCTGTTTCGGCATCATGCATGGCGGCGCCGATTTGAGCCTCGCACAATTCGAGCAGGCGTACGATCTGCTGTTCCGGCGACCAGTCGTCAGTCCGGACTCTCGTCTCCAGCGAGGAGGGTAGGCCGAGTTCCGATGTATTCATCTTGGGAGCTTCCGTATCGATGACTTGCGCAGCCGCGGTGCGGGCGGACCGCGGCCTACAGCACCCGTTCGATCGTTTTGAGCAGCTGAGCCGGATTGAACGGCTTGACGATCCAGCCGGTCGCTCCCGCCTGCTTGCCGCGCTGCCGAGTCTCCTGCCCGGACTCGGTGGTGAGCACCAGCATGGGAGTGAACTTGTAATTGTCGAGCGCGCGCAATTCGCGCACCAGGGTGATGCCGTCCATGCGCGGCATGTTTACATCGGTGAGCACGAGGTCGGCACCGGCGTGCCGGGCGTAAGCAAGAGCATCGACACCGTCGGCGGCCTGCACGACGGTGTAGCCGGCGCCTTCCAACGTGTATTTGACCATCTGGCGCATCGAGGCCGAGTCATCGACGGCGAGAATCGTACGGTGGGGGAGAGGGCGGTTCGCCGCTGACATGCATCACGCTCCTTCCACGCAGACGGTCGAACCGGTGGATGCCGGATGCATCACGGGGGAGCCGGTAGCGACCGCGGTGGGCAGTTCTTGTAACGGCGTGCCGCAGATGGAATTGAGCCTGCCGCCCTCATGGCCGGGCAAATACGGGGAATCCCCTAACGGTGTCGTCAGGCTCCGGTGGTGAGGGGGATTTTGCCGATGTGTCTGCGCCATTGCGCCGGGCCGGTTTGGTGCACGGACTCGCCGCGCGCATCGACCGCGACCGTCACGGGCATGTCCTTGACCTCGAATTCATAGACCGCTTCCATGCCGAGGTCGCCGAAGGCGACGACCCGGCTGGAGCGGATCGCCTTCGATACCAGGTAGGCGGCGCCTCCAACGGCCATCAGGTAGGCGGCCTGATGCCGGCGGATCGCCTCGATCGCTTCCGGTCCCCGCTCGGCCTTGCCGACCATGGCGATCAGGCCGGTCTTGCCCAGCATCAGTTCGGTGAATTTGTCCATGCGGGTTGCGGTGGTCGGGCCCGCCGGGCCGACCGCTTCGCCCTTCACGGGATCGACGGGGCCGACGTAATAGATGACGCGGTTGGTGAAATCCAGACCCTCCGGCAGAGGCTGGCCCGCTCCGATCAATTGACTGATGCGTTTGTGCGCGGCATCGCGTCCGGTCAACATTCGCCCGGACAGCAACAAGCGTTCACCGGGCTGCCAGGCTGCGACTTGCTCGCGAGTCAGGGTATCGAGATTCACGCGCCGGGATTGCGCCGAAGCTTGATAAGTGAGTTTCGGCCACAGGTCCAGATCAGGAGGATCGAGCCTCGCCGGTCCGCTGCCGTCCAGGACGAAATGCGCGTGACGCGTGGCTGCGCAATTGGGAATGATCGCCACCGGCAGCGAGGCGGCATGCGTGGGATAGTCCTTGATTTTCACGTCGAGCACGGTCGTCAGTCCGCCCAGGCCCTGTGCGCCGATGCCCAGCGCATTGACCCTGTCCATGATTTCCAGGCGCATTTCCTCCAGCGTATTGCGCGGGCCACGGGCGCGGACCTCGTGAATGTCGATGGGTTCGAACAAGGATTCCTTCGCCATCACCATGGCCTTCTCGGCGGTGCCGCCGATGCCGATGCCCAGCATGCCCGGCGGGCACCAGCCCGCGCCCATCGTGGGTACCGTCTGCAGAATCCATTCGATGATCGAATCCGACGGATTCAGCATGACCAGCTTCGACTTGTTTTCCGAGCCGCCGCCCTTGGCGGCCACGGCGATTTCCAGCGTGTCGCCCGGTACGATTTCCATATGGATCACCGCGGGAGTGTTATCGCGGGTGTTCCTGCGGCTCGATGCCGGCTCGGTCACGATCGAGGCGCGCAGGGTATTGTCGGGATGGACATAGGCGCGGCGCACCCCCTCGTTGATCATATCGGCGAGGCTCATGGTGGCATCCCAGCGCACATTCATGCCGACCTTTGCAAATACAGTGACGATTCCGGTGTCCTGACAGATCGGGCGGTGGCCTTCGGCGCACATGCGCGAATTCACCAGGATCTGTTTTATCGCATCCTTGGCGGCCTGACTTTCCTCGCGTTCGTAGGCCGCGGCCATGGCTTGGATGAAATCCGGCGAGTGATAGTAGGAAATATACTGCAGGGCATCGGCGACGCTCTGGATGACGTCGTCTTGTCGAATGATGGGCATGGGCTCGAACAGTCTTTGAGTTGAGGGAACCGGGCCGGGAAACCGGGAATCCGGGAAACCGATAAAGGGTTGAAAATCCACCAAGGGCTGAAAATCTACCATCTGCGCCCGCGCAGCGCACTCGCCGAGACATAATGTTGCGATTGCGCAACATCATACCGTGGCGATGCTCTGTCAGGAACTCCGGGGCTTGGGGCCGGGATCGGCAGCGGCGCGACGGATCGCTGCCATGAGCCCGCGGGGCCGCAGGACCAGATTCAGGAGATGCCGCGCACGCGCTGCAGGTAGGCTTGTTCATCCGGGGGGCGCCCCGCCCGCTGCGCTTCCCACAGCGCCTCGGCCAGGCATTCGGCGAAGCGGTGTTCGGCATCGTGCTGCGAGGCCAGCCGGCGCACGGCCTTGTGGAATGCCTCGCGGATGCCGCGCGGCCGATCGGTCGCCAATTGATCACGTACGGCAAGGTGCAGGCCCATGTGCAGAAACGGATTGGATTCATCCCCTTCCGGCATATAGTCACGAGCGAGCGCGCCGACAGGCTGTTCCAGTGCCGCCTGATATTCCGGATGCAGTTCGATCACGTCTGCGATCTGTATTTCCAGCGGCTCCATCGGCAAACCTTCGCGGCGTTTGCGCCAGGCTTGCACATAGGCCTGCCGCAGCTGGTCGCGGGAATGGGTGTCGAAGAAAGGCATGAGGGTGATTGTACTGCGGGTGAGGTCCATGGGCATGGGCGCACCGGTGTGCCGGATATCGCGGCGCCTATCGCTGTGCCTCGGGGGTGGGGAGAGCCGTCAGTTCGATTCAGGCGGATGAGCCGGCGTCTTGTGCGGATACTCGCATAAATCGGCGATCAGGCATTGCGGACACTTGGGTGTGCGGGCGAGGCAGACATAGCGGCCGTGCAGGATCAACCAGTGATGAGCATCGTGCAGGTACTCCTGCGGCACGCGCTTCAGCAGCCGGTCCTCGACCGCGCGCACGGTGGTGCCGCGGGCGATACCGGTGCGGTTGGCGACCCGGAAGATATGGGTGTCCACGGCGATGGTGGGATGACCGAAGGCGACGTTCAGGATGACGTTCGCCGTTTTGCGTCCCACGCCGGGCAGGGCTTCCAGCGCCTCGCGCGATTGCGGTACCTTGCCGTCGTGCCGCTCGATCAGCAATCTACAGGTCGCAATGATATTGCTTGCCTTGGTGTTGAATAGGCCGATGGAGCGGATATATCCCGACAGGCCCTCCACACCCAACGCCAGGATCGCCTGGGGTGTGTTCGCATGTTTGTACAGTTCGCGCGTCGCCAGGTTTACGCTTCGGTCGGTTGCCTGTGCCGACAGGATGACGGCCAGCAGCAGTTCGAAGGAACTGCGGTACTCCAGTTCGGTCCTGGGCGCGGGATTGGCGGCT
This window contains:
- a CDS encoding RNA polymerase sigma factor, with protein sequence MARSAIRSRTIRDGRLASWFVEWRVPIRKWLSSRSSVPAADLDDVAQEVFLRLLRYSDDIVIDNPQGYLFRVAANVASEWRERARLRCPHDQNWLHDLSIEPANEPENAVARAVLGQHVRAAIDRLPPRQRTALLLHVNDGLTYMQIAERLGLSYRAVMRDLTRAYSRLRLQLNAEDPGGPNRC
- the gltS gene encoding sodium/glutamate symporter; this translates as MSFDLVATVALSGGLLFVGYGMQRLIPWLARLNIPAPVIGGLIASVAVLFARIYGLPVPMFDTTLQRPLLVAFFTTIGFSASVALLRVGGPQVALLLVIVTVFAILQNLMGMGIAIAFGQDPLFGVLTGSVTLMGGPATGLAFAPLFEAAGVEGAASIAIAAAMAGIVIGGLVGGPVATFLIERHRLRGPRAAGNAPVEAAAMQVRIDPQPALQPEDDAARAYVALKTVVIVLMAMWSGSWISAAINSTGVTLPEYIGAMLAAALIRNFDDRTGWIGLPHAAVDLLGAVALSLFLVMALMTLDLTQLAGLALPLIVILTAQLALVAALSIWPIFQLLGRDYDAAVTTGGTIGFALGTTANAMAVMRTLVERFGASPRAFLVAPLVGAFFIDFTNALVITGFLNLFG
- the can gene encoding carbonate dehydratase; the encoded protein is MPHEDPSLETLLERNRSWARNVKQQDPGFFERLARQQAPHYLWIGCADSRVPANQIMGLSPGEIFVHRNVANIVVHSDLNCLSVIQYALEVLRVRHIIVCGHYGCGGVRAALHDRRSGLIDNWLRHVQDVRNRNRDELRELKDDHLRLTRLCELNALAQAINVAETTLLQDAWSREQPVSIHALVYGLEDGILHKLGTSLTDEESLQRRKRELGW
- a CDS encoding FecR/PupR family sigma factor regulator, encoding MTRQLDRIRISLTSREAAEWFIRLKDTAPSRADHREYLHWLKASPSHMAEALHIGRMYGLLRRAQSVSSDAPQQAGS
- a CDS encoding response regulator, with translation MSAANRPLPHRTILAVDDSASMRQMVKYTLEGAGYTVVQAADGVDALAYARHAGADLVLTDVNMPRMDGITLVRELRALDNYKFTPMLVLTTESGQETRQRGKQAGATGWIVKPFNPAQLLKTIERVL
- a CDS encoding ABC transporter permease: MGSVANIYRLGVKELWGLRREPMMLVLIVYSFTIAVYTAATALPETLHKAPIAIVDEDRSPLSTRIVSAFYLPHFTEPAMISLAAVDSGMDAGDFTFALNIPANFQRDVLAGRQPALQLNVDATRMSQAFAGSGYVQQIVMGEVTEFVQRVRGTADPPIDLALRMRFNPSLDQSWFGSVMELVNLVTMLSIVLTGAALIREREHGTIEHLLVMPITPMQIMMSKIWSMGLVVLAATVLSLIFVVEGVLRVPIEGSRLLFLLLVLLHLFSTTSMGIFMATLARSMPQFGLLLMLTLMPLQMLSGGATPRESMPEAVQILMLAAPTTHFVAASQAILYRGAGFGVVWPQLSAIILIGALFFSIALRRFRKTLAQMA
- a CDS encoding fumarate hydratase, which produces MPIIRQDDVIQSVADALQYISYYHSPDFIQAMAAAYEREESQAAKDAIKQILVNSRMCAEGHRPICQDTGIVTVFAKVGMNVRWDATMSLADMINEGVRRAYVHPDNTLRASIVTEPASSRRNTRDNTPAVIHMEIVPGDTLEIAVAAKGGGSENKSKLVMLNPSDSIIEWILQTVPTMGAGWCPPGMLGIGIGGTAEKAMVMAKESLFEPIDIHEVRARGPRNTLEEMRLEIMDRVNALGIGAQGLGGLTTVLDVKIKDYPTHAASLPVAIIPNCAATRHAHFVLDGSGPARLDPPDLDLWPKLTYQASAQSRRVNLDTLTREQVAAWQPGERLLLSGRMLTGRDAAHKRISQLIGAGQPLPEGLDFTNRVIYYVGPVDPVKGEAVGPAGPTTATRMDKFTELMLGKTGLIAMVGKAERGPEAIEAIRRHQAAYLMAVGGAAYLVSKAIRSSRVVAFGDLGMEAVYEFEVKDMPVTVAVDARGESVHQTGPAQWRRHIGKIPLTTGA
- a CDS encoding DUF1841 family protein, producing the protein MPMDLTRSTITLMPFFDTHSRDQLRQAYVQAWRKRREGLPMEPLEIQIADVIELHPEYQAALEQPVGALARDYMPEGDESNPFLHMGLHLAVRDQLATDRPRGIREAFHKAVRRLASQHDAEHRFAECLAEALWEAQRAGRPPDEQAYLQRVRGIS
- a CDS encoding NUDIX hydrolase, producing the protein MLRHAATVLLLRDGPEGVEVLLTRRHQKLAFLGGLWVFPGGALSTTDFSPPTLQRIPPASQAACARLASPYGEPLLREQCLGLSVAACRETFEESGVLLASTADGVPCSQAQTARLQASRRTIAAQPECFASLLKEESLFLEVDRLIYWAHWITPSLAPKRFDTRFFLAAVPPGQTSMIDDVETVEQAWMRPAALVAAKTAGTLPIATPTLCTTIELIAALQEHTTLSALLSAEARRNVIPMMPKILPGTRTVIMPWDPEYPDIPGEGISPEHELPAVLRSLAPRVTYGGS
- the nth gene encoding endonuclease III → MNKTKIAALFARLKAANPAPRTELEYRSSFELLLAVILSAQATDRSVNLATRELYKHANTPQAILALGVEGLSGYIRSIGLFNTKASNIIATCRLLIERHDGKVPQSREALEALPGVGRKTANVILNVAFGHPTIAVDTHIFRVANRTGIARGTTVRAVEDRLLKRVPQEYLHDAHHWLILHGRYVCLARTPKCPQCLIADLCEYPHKTPAHPPESN